From Rubrivirga sp. SAORIC476, a single genomic window includes:
- a CDS encoding DUF177 domain-containing protein, giving the protein MTTDVRDTVFRVRIAPLPDGLHQETHHPSAEDLGLDPEVFSGIEVDLRLDVAERRVLAAYTARATARLECDRTLEMYDEPVEADHAVLFSADAQPDGDDPDDDLLPLDADALAIDLTAPVHDTLLLALPLRRVSPAARAAEIPTTFGEPDDDDDSPADHRWAALRGLRPDGDPDSSD; this is encoded by the coding sequence TTGACGACCGACGTCCGAGACACCGTGTTCCGGGTTCGCATCGCTCCGCTCCCCGACGGCCTCCATCAGGAGACCCACCACCCCTCGGCCGAGGATCTCGGCCTCGACCCGGAGGTGTTCTCCGGCATCGAGGTGGACCTGCGGCTCGATGTCGCCGAGCGACGCGTGCTGGCCGCCTACACGGCCCGCGCCACGGCCCGCCTGGAGTGCGACCGGACCCTGGAGATGTACGACGAGCCGGTCGAGGCCGACCACGCCGTGCTCTTCTCGGCCGACGCGCAGCCCGACGGGGACGACCCCGATGACGACCTCCTGCCGCTCGACGCGGACGCGCTCGCCATCGACCTCACCGCGCCGGTCCACGACACGCTCTTGCTCGCGCTCCCGCTCCGGCGCGTGAGCCCGGCCGCCCGAGCGGCCGAGATCCCGACGACGTTCGGCGAGCCCGACGACGACGACGACAGCCCGGCCGACCACCGCTGGGCGGCCCTTCGAGGCCTCCGCCCCGACGGCGACCCCGACTCTTCCGACTGA
- the rpmF gene encoding 50S ribosomal protein L32: MANPKRKHSKARSRSRRANYRVKNVPQTHECPNCSNAKLMHRACPTCGHYRGREVLAVKGYV, encoded by the coding sequence ATGGCCAACCCCAAACGCAAGCATTCCAAGGCGCGCTCCCGTTCGCGCCGCGCGAACTACCGCGTCAAGAACGTGCCCCAGACGCACGAGTGCCCCAACTGCAGCAATGCCAAGCTGATGCACCGGGCCTGCCCGACCTGCGGCCACTACCGAGGTCGCGAAGTCCTCGCCGTCAAGGGCTACGTCTAG
- the plsX gene encoding phosphate acyltransferase PlsX yields the protein MPVRVAVDAMGGDYAPGVVVEGVLDALAEAGDRVTVLLVGREAEVRAELDRLGGAENETLRVVDAPQAIGMGESPTVALKTKPESSIHIGIGAVKNGRADAFASAGNTGAVMTAALFGLGRLPGVLRPALPGYLPTPSGTCVVLDVGANVEVRPEHLVQFAQMGAVFGAAFLGKEDPTVGLINVGEEPGKGTDTVKEAHKTLAALGEQGTIRFVGNVEGRDILQHGADVCVCDGFVGNVVLKLAESVATILPQMVRSEIGRQELAPEQAQLVGGVLKGMLAPFDYQAFGGVPMLGIDGTVVIGHGGSSARAIRQMVLSTASLVEQNLTARIGRALRDPGPDASSS from the coding sequence ATGCCCGTCCGAGTCGCCGTCGACGCCATGGGCGGAGATTATGCTCCGGGCGTCGTCGTGGAAGGTGTGCTGGATGCGCTCGCCGAGGCCGGCGACCGCGTGACGGTGCTGCTGGTCGGCCGCGAGGCCGAGGTCCGCGCCGAGCTGGACCGCCTCGGCGGCGCCGAGAACGAGACGCTGCGCGTGGTGGACGCGCCGCAGGCCATCGGCATGGGCGAGAGCCCGACGGTGGCGCTCAAGACCAAACCCGAGTCCTCGATCCACATCGGCATCGGCGCCGTCAAGAACGGCCGGGCGGACGCGTTCGCCAGCGCCGGCAACACGGGCGCCGTGATGACGGCAGCGCTGTTCGGACTGGGCCGCCTGCCTGGCGTGCTCCGCCCCGCCCTGCCGGGCTACCTCCCCACGCCGTCTGGCACGTGCGTCGTGCTCGACGTGGGCGCCAACGTGGAGGTCCGCCCCGAGCACCTCGTGCAGTTCGCCCAGATGGGCGCCGTCTTCGGGGCCGCGTTCCTCGGCAAGGAGGACCCGACGGTCGGGCTCATCAACGTCGGCGAGGAGCCCGGCAAGGGCACCGACACGGTCAAGGAGGCCCACAAGACGCTGGCCGCGCTCGGCGAGCAGGGCACGATCCGGTTCGTGGGCAACGTCGAGGGCCGCGACATCCTCCAGCACGGCGCCGACGTGTGCGTCTGCGACGGGTTCGTAGGCAACGTGGTCCTCAAGCTGGCCGAGTCGGTGGCGACGATCCTGCCCCAGATGGTCCGGTCCGAGATCGGGCGCCAGGAGCTCGCGCCGGAGCAGGCCCAGTTGGTCGGCGGCGTCCTCAAGGGGATGCTGGCCCCGTTCGACTACCAGGCCTTCGGCGGCGTCCCCATGCTCGGCATCGACGGGACGGTCGTGATCGGCCACGGCGGGTCGTCGGCGCGAGCCATCCGCCAGATGGTGCTCTCCACGGCCAGCCTCGTCGAGCAGAACCTGACCGCCCGGATCGGCCGCGCGCTCCGCGACCCCGGCCCCGACGCCTCGTCCTCCTGA
- a CDS encoding beta-ketoacyl-ACP synthase III, protein MPDSKTTAAVTAVGTYLPPDRLTNADLEKLVDTNDEWIRTRTGIEERRILKDKTKATSFMASEAARMCLAKAGVDASEVDCILVATVTPDVVFPSTACLVQNQIGATNAWGYDISAACSGFLYALTTGSKMIEAGMHQKVLVIGADTMTRIIDYTDRATCIIFGDGAGAVLLEPTTDGTGFQDSVQYVDGSGVDSLWMPGGGSLHPATHETVDARLHYASQDGKTVFKRAVTGMADAAAEVMERNGLVGEDIRYLVPHQANLRIIDATARRMGVGPDQVMVNIAKYGNTTAATLPLCLGDWENQLRPGDNLILAAFGGGFTWGATWLKWSYGA, encoded by the coding sequence ATGCCCGATTCCAAGACGACGGCCGCCGTGACGGCGGTGGGGACCTACCTCCCCCCGGATCGCCTCACCAACGCCGACCTCGAGAAGCTCGTCGACACCAACGACGAGTGGATCCGGACGCGGACGGGCATCGAGGAGCGCCGCATCCTCAAGGACAAGACCAAGGCGACCTCGTTCATGGCGTCCGAGGCGGCCAGGATGTGCCTCGCCAAGGCCGGCGTCGACGCGTCCGAGGTGGACTGCATCCTGGTCGCGACCGTCACCCCCGACGTGGTCTTCCCGTCGACGGCCTGCCTCGTGCAGAACCAGATCGGCGCGACGAACGCCTGGGGCTACGACATCTCGGCGGCCTGCTCGGGCTTCCTCTACGCGCTCACGACGGGCTCGAAGATGATCGAGGCGGGCATGCACCAGAAGGTGCTCGTGATCGGGGCGGACACGATGACGCGCATCATCGACTACACCGACCGCGCGACCTGCATCATCTTCGGCGACGGCGCCGGGGCGGTCCTGCTGGAGCCCACCACCGACGGGACGGGCTTCCAGGACAGCGTCCAGTACGTGGACGGCTCAGGCGTGGACTCGCTCTGGATGCCGGGCGGCGGCAGCCTCCACCCGGCCACCCACGAGACGGTCGACGCCCGCCTCCACTACGCCAGCCAGGACGGCAAGACGGTCTTCAAGCGCGCCGTCACCGGCATGGCCGACGCAGCGGCCGAGGTGATGGAGCGCAACGGGCTCGTCGGCGAGGACATCCGCTACCTCGTGCCGCACCAGGCCAACCTCCGCATCATCGACGCGACCGCGCGGCGGATGGGCGTCGGGCCGGACCAGGTGATGGTCAACATCGCGAAGTACGGCAACACGACCGCGGCCACCCTCCCCCTCTGCCTCGGCGACTGGGAGAACCAGCTCCGGCCGGGCGACAACCTGATCCTGGCGGCCTTCGGCGGCGGCTTCACCTGGGGCGCGACCTGGCTCAAGTGGAGCTACGGCGCGTAG
- the fabD gene encoding ACP S-malonyltransferase: MLAFLFPGQGSQAPGMAADLVDLPEARAILDEADAVLGFSLTDLMFGDDPEALKPTEITQPALYTHSLAVNAVLAARGVRPDLAAGHSLGEWSALAAVGAMSFADGLRAVRRRGELMATAGDVRPGAMAAVLALDADALEAVCREATEAGEGEVVPANYNDPGQIVISGDAPAVERASALASEAGARRVVPLPVSGAFHSPLMAFARDGLKETLDALMLHVPSCPVVLNVTAEPTTDPEAIRMRLLDQLTAPVRWAQSLERMQADGTERFVEVGTGKVLSGLVKRTLGRDAVSVQAGTAAEVAALTA, from the coding sequence ATGCTCGCTTTCCTCTTCCCCGGCCAGGGCTCCCAGGCGCCCGGCATGGCCGCCGACCTCGTCGATCTCCCCGAGGCCCGCGCGATCCTCGACGAGGCGGACGCCGTGCTCGGCTTCTCGCTGACCGACCTGATGTTCGGCGACGACCCGGAGGCGCTCAAGCCGACCGAGATCACGCAGCCGGCGCTCTACACACACAGTCTGGCTGTCAACGCCGTGCTGGCAGCGCGGGGCGTCCGGCCGGATCTGGCGGCGGGGCACAGCCTCGGCGAGTGGAGCGCGCTGGCAGCCGTCGGCGCGATGTCGTTCGCGGACGGGCTACGCGCCGTCCGGCGCCGTGGCGAGCTGATGGCGACCGCGGGCGACGTGCGCCCTGGCGCGATGGCGGCCGTCCTGGCACTCGACGCCGATGCGCTCGAAGCCGTCTGCCGCGAGGCCACCGAGGCGGGCGAGGGCGAGGTGGTCCCGGCCAACTACAACGACCCCGGCCAGATCGTGATCTCGGGCGACGCCCCGGCCGTCGAGCGCGCCTCGGCGCTCGCCTCGGAGGCGGGCGCGCGGCGCGTGGTCCCTCTCCCGGTCTCGGGCGCCTTCCACAGCCCGCTCATGGCATTCGCCCGCGACGGGCTCAAAGAGACGCTGGACGCGCTGATGCTCCACGTCCCGTCGTGCCCGGTCGTCCTGAACGTGACCGCCGAGCCGACGACCGACCCGGAGGCGATCCGGATGCGGCTGCTCGACCAGCTCACCGCGCCGGTCCGCTGGGCGCAGTCGCTGGAGCGGATGCAGGCCGACGGCACCGAGCGCTTTGTCGAGGTGGGCACGGGCAAGGTGCTCTCGGGCCTCGTCAAGCGAACGCTGGGCCGCGACGCGGTCTCCGTCCAGGCCGGAACGGCCGCGGAGGTGGCGGCGCTGACGGCGTAG
- the fabG gene encoding 3-oxoacyl-[acyl-carrier-protein] reductase, translated as MTLDLSGKAILVTGGTRGIGRAIVEAAAHAGASVAFTYRSSTETADQLVEALGGDEKALAIQADAASGEDAQTAVEAVVAKWGSIDGLVVNAGITRDGLMIRMDAQAWQDVIDTNLTGAFHVTKAAYRPMMKQRAGSIVTISSVVGVMGNAGQANYAASKAGLIGFTKSIARELSGRGVRANVVAPGYIETDMTADLGPAAEALMDQIPLKRLGQPDDIAAAVLFLLSDAAAYVTGHVLHVDGGMAM; from the coding sequence ATGACCCTCGATCTCTCCGGCAAGGCCATCCTCGTCACCGGTGGCACCCGCGGCATCGGCCGCGCCATCGTCGAAGCCGCCGCCCACGCGGGCGCCTCGGTGGCCTTCACCTACCGCTCCTCTACCGAGACGGCCGACCAGCTGGTCGAGGCGCTCGGCGGCGACGAGAAGGCCCTCGCCATCCAGGCCGACGCGGCCTCGGGAGAGGACGCCCAGACGGCCGTCGAGGCGGTCGTGGCGAAGTGGGGCTCCATCGACGGGCTCGTGGTCAACGCGGGCATCACGCGCGACGGGCTCATGATCCGGATGGACGCGCAGGCGTGGCAGGACGTGATCGACACCAACCTGACGGGCGCCTTCCACGTCACCAAGGCCGCCTACCGGCCGATGATGAAGCAGCGCGCCGGGTCCATCGTCACCATCTCGTCGGTGGTCGGCGTGATGGGCAACGCGGGGCAGGCCAACTACGCAGCGTCGAAGGCCGGACTGATCGGCTTCACCAAGAGCATCGCACGCGAGCTGAGCGGCCGCGGCGTCCGCGCCAACGTGGTGGCGCCGGGCTACATCGAGACCGACATGACGGCCGACCTCGGGCCTGCCGCGGAGGCCCTCATGGACCAGATCCCGCTCAAGCGGCTCGGCCAGCCGGACGACATCGCGGCGGCGGTCCTCTTCCTCCTGTCAGACGCCGCGGCCTACGTGACCGGCCACGTCTTGCACGTCGACGGCGGGATGGCCATGTAG
- a CDS encoding ECF-type sigma factor, with product MDAPTLAEETTALLDAIGRGEPPSGALFERIYGDLRQIAQRHRSRWIGNDTLNTTALVHEAYIKLENASVENRAHLLAVASRAMRQVLVSYGEARKAQKRGGGAAHTSLNEEVMGLPFTEAQADRAAMVEEALQRLEAADPRAARVVECRFFGGLSVVETAEALGVSEATVARSWRAARAWLYGELQGDITGAHDPDAG from the coding sequence ATGGATGCTCCAACCCTGGCCGAGGAGACCACCGCGCTCCTCGACGCGATCGGTCGCGGCGAGCCGCCCTCGGGCGCGCTCTTCGAGCGGATCTACGGCGACCTTCGGCAGATCGCGCAGCGTCACCGCTCGCGCTGGATCGGCAACGACACCCTCAACACGACCGCGCTCGTGCACGAGGCGTACATCAAGCTGGAGAACGCCTCGGTCGAGAACCGGGCGCACCTGCTGGCGGTCGCCTCGCGCGCGATGCGGCAGGTCCTCGTCAGCTATGGCGAGGCGCGCAAGGCGCAGAAGCGCGGCGGCGGCGCCGCCCACACGTCGCTGAACGAAGAGGTGATGGGCCTGCCCTTCACCGAGGCCCAGGCCGACCGTGCGGCGATGGTCGAGGAGGCGCTCCAGCGGCTTGAGGCCGCCGACCCGCGCGCGGCGCGCGTGGTCGAGTGCCGCTTCTTCGGTGGCCTCTCGGTGGTCGAGACGGCCGAGGCGCTCGGCGTGTCCGAGGCGACCGTCGCGCGCTCCTGGCGAGCCGCCCGGGCATGGCTCTACGGCGAGCTCCAGGGCGACATCACGGGCGCCCACGACCCGGACGCCGGGTAG